A single Candidatus Ancaeobacter aquaticus DNA region contains:
- a CDS encoding serpin family protein → MKKIMNRPMHSRVMYVTAGILCALMVMYALAASPVICAQENDDVYAVAKSTNVFASELFYWLSPDEGNLFFSPYGISSALAMTYAGARGNTAVQMARVLAFTLPPEKLDPAMLELMGMLHAMDNGYQLFVANALWAQTGYAFRPEFLTVIDKYYSAGFKEVDYNDATEREQTRQKINTWTAENTGNKIIELIKPKVLDEGTRLVLTNAIYFKGMWRFPFKAKSTEEDSFNVSPQEPPVRVPMMHQTGKFKYAEDQDVQILEMPYAGGGLAMVIVLPRSFTKMRDVRDALSRDLDSRLARLSARKVQVSLPRFKVEKECILNEPLIELGMVYAFDARSADFSGMTSDPAGLYISKVIHKAFIEVNEEGAEAAAAAAVLMNVSARSSVRQTPTIFVADRPFFFLIRDTRTGAVLFMGRLSDPRQEF, encoded by the coding sequence ATGAAAAAGATAATGAATAGGCCCATGCACAGTAGAGTGATGTATGTAACGGCGGGTATTTTGTGCGCGTTAATGGTGATGTATGCGTTGGCCGCGAGCCCCGTTATCTGTGCTCAGGAAAATGATGACGTATATGCGGTTGCCAAAAGCACGAATGTTTTTGCGTCCGAGCTGTTTTACTGGTTGTCGCCGGACGAGGGTAACCTGTTTTTTTCTCCCTACGGCATTTCTTCGGCGCTGGCGATGACGTACGCGGGTGCGCGGGGTAATACCGCTGTGCAGATGGCCCGCGTTCTGGCTTTTACCCTGCCGCCGGAAAAGCTCGATCCCGCGATGTTGGAATTGATGGGGATGTTGCATGCCATGGACAACGGGTATCAGCTTTTTGTCGCTAACGCGTTGTGGGCTCAAACCGGCTATGCTTTCCGTCCGGAGTTCCTGACCGTTATAGACAAGTATTACTCCGCCGGCTTTAAAGAGGTTGACTACAATGACGCAACAGAGAGAGAGCAAACGAGGCAGAAGATCAACACGTGGACGGCGGAAAATACCGGAAACAAGATAATTGAGCTGATCAAGCCGAAGGTATTGGACGAAGGGACCCGGCTGGTGCTGACCAACGCAATTTATTTCAAGGGTATGTGGCGGTTTCCGTTCAAGGCAAAGTCAACCGAGGAAGATTCGTTTAACGTTTCGCCTCAGGAACCGCCGGTGCGCGTTCCCATGATGCACCAGACGGGGAAGTTCAAATACGCAGAAGATCAGGACGTGCAGATTCTGGAGATGCCGTATGCCGGCGGCGGCCTGGCGATGGTGATCGTGCTTCCCCGGTCGTTCACCAAGATGAGGGATGTACGGGATGCGTTGTCGAGGGACCTCGACAGCAGGCTCGCCCGTCTTTCCGCGCGAAAAGTGCAGGTGTCTCTGCCGCGTTTCAAGGTGGAGAAGGAATGTATCCTGAACGAACCGTTGATCGAACTCGGGATGGTTTACGCTTTCGATGCGCGGTCCGCCGATTTTTCTGGGATGACATCCGATCCGGCAGGGCTGTACATATCGAAGGTCATTCACAAGGCGTTTATCGAAGTAAACGAAGAGGGAGCGGAGGCGGCTGCGGCTGCCGCTGTCCTCATGAACGTGAGTGCGCGTTCCTCCGTTCGTCAAACACCGACCATTTTTGTTGCTGACCGGCCGTTTTTCTTCCTGATCCGTGATACCCGCACAGGCGCTGTCTTGTTCATGGGGCGGTTGTCCGATCCGCGACAGGAATTCTGA